In the Vibrio gigantis genome, one interval contains:
- a CDS encoding ABC transporter permease, whose translation MADSNWLSSFPEMERADLRTIKKTLDGAYREFSREYGEMIESLFDPLLSFLVWFEKLLISTPWIIVLAVCTSLVYAASRSWKLALGCVVSLLLIGYFGMWEDTMRTLSIITVCTLVSILLGIPIGIAMARSNRAQSIVTPMLDIMQTMPAFVYLIPVVMLLGIGKIPGLIAVVIYAIPPVIRLTNLGIRLVDKEVLEAATAFGASKKQRLWGVQLPLAMPTIMAGINQTIMMALSMVVIASMIGVKGLGQPVLKSITNQYFTLGLMNGFAIVALAILFDRASQAYAKRTNAHLGGFKHD comes from the coding sequence ATGGCTGACAGCAATTGGTTATCAAGCTTTCCAGAAATGGAACGAGCTGATTTACGAACCATAAAAAAGACGCTAGATGGCGCATACCGTGAATTTTCCCGTGAATACGGTGAAATGATTGAATCTCTCTTTGACCCTCTTCTTTCATTCCTTGTCTGGTTTGAAAAGCTCCTTATTTCAACACCTTGGATTATCGTCCTTGCTGTGTGTACAAGCCTTGTTTATGCCGCGAGCCGTTCTTGGAAACTGGCTTTGGGTTGCGTGGTTTCGTTGCTTCTCATTGGTTACTTTGGCATGTGGGAAGACACCATGCGAACGCTCAGTATCATCACTGTGTGTACCTTGGTTTCAATATTGTTAGGCATTCCGATTGGCATTGCCATGGCTCGCTCAAATCGAGCTCAATCTATCGTTACACCGATGCTCGATATCATGCAAACCATGCCAGCGTTCGTTTACTTAATCCCTGTGGTAATGCTACTCGGCATCGGTAAAATTCCAGGGCTAATTGCCGTGGTTATCTACGCTATCCCACCTGTAATTCGTTTAACCAACCTAGGTATACGCTTAGTCGACAAAGAAGTCCTTGAAGCCGCTACCGCATTTGGTGCGAGCAAAAAGCAACGCTTATGGGGTGTTCAACTTCCTCTCGCAATGCCGACAATCATGGCAGGTATCAATCAAACCATAATGATGGCTCTGTCTATGGTTGTTATCGCGTCAATGATCGGTGTTAAAGGCTTAGGACAACCGGTTCTTAAATCCATCACAAACCAATACTTCACGTTAGGCTTGATGAATGGTTTCGCCATCGTTGCCCTTGCAATTCTTTTTGACCGCGCTTCACAAGCTTACGCGAAAAGAACGAATGCACATCTAGGAGGATTCAAGCATGACTAA
- a CDS encoding ABC transporter substrate-binding protein, with amino-acid sequence MKYKLSSLFLLVAAASGNANAGECGSVTIADMNWNSATLIANIDQFILEHGYGCDAELIPGDTMPTGTSMIEKGQPDVAPELWSNSLKDALDKGVQEKRLRYAGKALVNGGEEGFWVPAYLVKQYPEMATIEGVRKNASMFKHPEDPDTSAFYSCPAGWNCQISAGNLFEALKLEDSGFTIVDPGSSAGLSGSIAKAYEREEAWFGYYWAPTAVLGKYDMVKVDFGSGVNEQEFLNCTTKEDCDSPKATMYPPSPVHTITTESFASRAPEAYDYFTKRGFTNDKMNSLLAWMEDNQADGEEASLHFLSEFPEVWHPWVSQEVAKKVEAQL; translated from the coding sequence ATGAAATACAAGTTAAGCTCCCTATTTTTGTTAGTTGCAGCAGCCAGTGGTAACGCTAACGCAGGAGAATGTGGCAGCGTAACAATCGCAGATATGAACTGGAACTCTGCAACTTTAATCGCCAATATTGACCAATTCATCTTAGAACATGGTTATGGATGTGATGCCGAACTTATCCCAGGCGACACTATGCCAACCGGTACTTCAATGATAGAAAAAGGCCAACCTGATGTTGCTCCAGAACTTTGGAGTAATAGCCTAAAAGACGCTCTCGACAAAGGTGTACAAGAAAAGCGTCTTCGCTACGCGGGTAAAGCACTTGTTAACGGTGGTGAAGAAGGCTTTTGGGTACCAGCTTACCTAGTGAAGCAATACCCAGAGATGGCGACCATCGAAGGCGTGCGTAAAAACGCAAGTATGTTTAAACACCCTGAAGACCCAGATACATCCGCATTCTACAGCTGCCCAGCAGGTTGGAACTGTCAAATCAGCGCCGGTAACTTGTTTGAAGCACTTAAGCTAGAAGACAGCGGTTTTACCATTGTAGACCCTGGATCGAGTGCCGGTTTATCTGGATCTATCGCGAAAGCTTACGAACGTGAAGAAGCTTGGTTTGGTTATTACTGGGCACCAACCGCGGTGTTAGGTAAATACGATATGGTCAAAGTTGACTTTGGTAGTGGCGTTAACGAACAAGAGTTTTTGAACTGTACCACTAAGGAAGACTGTGATTCCCCTAAAGCAACCATGTACCCGCCTTCACCTGTCCACACCATTACCACTGAAAGTTTTGCGTCACGTGCACCTGAAGCGTACGACTACTTCACTAAGCGCGGTTTCACCAACGATAAAATGAACTCCCTGCTTGCATGGATGGAAGACAATCAAGCAGATGGCGAAGAAGCAAGCCTGCATTTCTTGAGTGAATTCCCTGAAGTTTGGCACCCATGGGTTTCTCAAGAAGTGGCTAAGAAAGTTGAAGCACAGTTGTAA